The following are encoded in a window of Malassezia japonica chromosome 7, complete sequence genomic DNA:
- the BUD16 gene encoding pyridoxal kinase (COG:H; EggNog:ENOG503NX2N), with protein sequence MSEATAVYRLLTIQSHVASGYVGNRAGTFPSQLLGWDVDAVNTVQFSNHTGYGRWGGLRFDAAHLADVFANMKKNGLLRHNRILTGYTPSPEALAAVEDLIRAERQKNSSLIYLLDPVMGDMDRGMYVSPDVLPIYRRMLHLSSIICPNQFEAQVLAGMDITSLDTMKAVLTKLHAEYGVPHVVITSLELPADDLAKIGAAVTLPDGAQPMLLVGSTWDAEKKSPRPWFLQFPSHGEYFSGVGDLFAALTLARFSETPDDLPEAARASYASYGTPAENECTLPIARAITLAVASLQHVLLRTHKTMVELGKEEGVDPFQPTHTASVEDRVKVMRMRELRIIQSAGDILHPTVHYRPQWMHHSA encoded by the exons ATGAGCGAGGCCACGGCCGTGTACCGCCTGCTGACGATCCAGAGCCACGTAGCGTCTGGCTACGTCG GCAATCGTGCAGGCACCTTTCCCTCGCAGCTCCTGGGCTGGGACGTGGACGCGGTGAATACGGTGCAGTTTTCGAACCACACCGGATACGGGCGCTGGGGCGGCCTGCGTTTCGACGCGGCacacctcgccgacgtcttTGCCAACATGAAGAAGAACGGTCTGCTGCGGCATAACCGAATCCTCACAG GCTATACGCCGTCGCCCGAAGCGCTTGCTGCAGTGGAGGACCTgatccgcgccgagcgccaaaAGAACTCCTCGCTAATCTATCTGCTGGACCCTGTGATGGGTGACATGGACCGCGGGATGTACGTGTCGCCCGACGTGCTGCCGATCTACCGCCGCATGCTGCACCTCTCGTCCATTATCTGCCCGAACCAGTTTGAGGCGCAGGTCCTGGCGGGCATGGATATCACCTCGCTCGACACGATGAAAGCGGTGCTCACCAAGCTTCACGCGGAGTATGGGGTGCCGCACGTCGTCATCACCTCGCTCGAACTGCCGGCcgacgacctcgccaagatcggcgcggcggtcaCGCTTCCAGACGGCGCGCAGCCCATGCTCCTGGTAGGCTCGACGTGGGACGCGGAGAAGAAGTCGCCTCGGCCCTGGTTTCTGCAGTTCCCGTCGCACGGCGAGTACTTTagcggcgtcggcgacttGTTCGCCGCGCTGACCCTCGCCCGCTTCAGCGAGACGCCCGACGACCTccccgaggccgcgcgGGCCTCGTATGCCTCCtacggcacgccggcaGAGAACGAGTGTACACTGCCGATTGCACGGGCCATTACGCTCGCTGTCGCATCGCTCCAGCACGTCTTGCTCCGCACCCACAAGACGATGGTCGAACTCGGAAAAGAGGAGGGCGTCGATCCGTTCCAGCCTACTCACACTGCcagcgtcgaggaccgcgtAAAAGTCATGCGTatgcgcgagctgcgcattATCCAGAGCGCAGGCGACATTCTGCACCCCACCGTGCACTACCGTCCCCAGTGGATGCACCATAGCGCATAG
- a CDS encoding uncharacterized protein (EggNog:ENOG503P6P3; COG:A) — translation MGQVQRRKRTHHGRRDVSRAARTRARNLDQDQRHENATVSAKRQQLEAPTELNPDVAGLGMFYCVECDRHFPNNNDREAHLASKLHKRIAKKVLNEKPYTHEEAMRGAGIGVENKRRDTQEVELDI, via the exons ATGGGACAGGTCCAGCGTAggaagcgcacgcaccacgGACGTCGCG ACGTTtcgcgtgctgcgcgtaCGCGTGCTCGTAACCTCGACCAGGACCAGCGCCACGAAAACGCGACGGTGTCCGCCAAGcgccagcagctcgaggcgccgaccgAGCTGAACCCGGACGTCGCGGGTCTGGGCATGTTTTACTGTGTCGAGTGCGACAGGCACTTTCCCAACAACAacgaccgcgaggcgcatcTCGCAAGCAAGCTGCACAAGCGCATCGCAAAGAAGGTGCTGAACGAGAAGCCGTACACCCACGAAGAGGCCATGCGTGGCGCGGGTATCGGCGTCGAGAACAAGCGGCGCGATACGCAGGAGGTGGAGCTGGACATTTAG
- a CDS encoding uncharacterized protein (EggNog:ENOG503P4Y8; COG:S) produces MTIAELYNIKRAARADRQVGYKPEKLTEPGTPRICGICFARPAKYSCPSCNIPYCSLPCFRANVHRACSEPFAVQSARANLDKGDVSVDDEERRKTLELLWRLETGEGVVSDDSDQDDVEDDGRSVDELLGMLSLADRQRFQSLLRDPSRAARMYFDDEELVQLWWSGEQWPGTDTAFASDVSAMAAAPPARVDLRYNVLGVLLAYTYTLRHLQLASCTTLDKATVAEPSSASLQAASVPADDDDSDGEPPPLEDVSDSTSDTPAHAPAERSIPDTKAGDTDKVGDTHDTPLDDTESAELRDSGVLLLERLAPFLFAPPRTPDATLVLTSIEDAGLYLLQKLGPKDMGTEPGQLLLALLRDVEPLCEPRSVAEADDALGAAPLLHALADLDGWLRPRKSASKKLVFYAHAYASAPHEAQQSLHRSLQREIERLEKEQDDQQHVARVAAANSTVGRMDTRVQRLSAPNKIEVLE; encoded by the exons ATGACGATCGCCGAATTGTACAATATtaagcgcgcggcgcgcgccgatcggCAGGTCGGCTACAAGCCCGAGAAGCTCACCGAGCCAgggacgccgcgcatctGTGGGAT ATGTTTTGCGCGGCCGGCCAAGTACAGCTGCCCATCGTGCAATATTCCGTACTGCTCCTTGCCATGCTTCCGCGCGAATGTGCACCGTGCGTGCTCGGAGCCGTTTGCGGTGCAGTCGGCTAGAGCAAATCTGGATAAAGGAGACGTGTCggtggacgacgaggagcgccgcaagacgctcgagctcttGTGGCGGCTCGAGACGGGCGAGGGCGTCGTGAGCGACGACAGCGACCAGGAcgacgtcgaggacgacggGCGCTCGgtggacgagctgctcggcatgcTCTCGCTTGCAGACCGCCAGCGGTTCCAGTCTTTGCTTAGAGACCCttcgcgcgctgcacgtaTGTACTTTGACGACGAAGAGCTTGTGCAGCTCTGGTGGAGCGGCGAGCAGTGGCCGGGCACAGATACTGCGTTTGCCTCGGACGTGAGCGCAATGGCAGCGGCACCGCCAGCACGCGTCGATCTTCGGTACAATGTGCTGGGCGTCCTCCTTGCGTATACGTACACGCTGCGTCATCTTCAGCTTGCAAGCTGTACGACGTTAGACAAAGCCACGGTGGCGGAGCCGAGTAGCGCATCGCTGCAAGCCGCGTCTGTGCCTGCGGACGATGACGacagcgacggcgagccgccgcctcTGGAAGACGTATCCGACAGCACTAGCGATACCCCTGCGCATGCCCCGGCAGAGCGTAGCATACCCGATACCAAGGCCGGCGATACAGACAAGGTCGGTGATACCCACGATACCCCGCTGGACGATACCGAGTCTGCCGAACTCCGCGATTCTGGCGTGCTTTTGCTGGAGCGACTTGCTCCTTTTCTCTTTGCGCCCCCACGCACGCCCGATGCGACGCTGGTGCTGACGAGCATCGAGGATGCGGGTCTGTACCTCCTGCAGAAGCTCGGCCCCAAAGACATGGGCACGGAGCCCGGCCAGCtcctccttgcgctcctgcgcgatgTCGAGCCGCTGTGCGAGCCGCGGTCcgttgccgaggccgacgacgccctcggcgccgctccgCTCCTCCATGCCCttgccgacctcgacgGATGGCTGCGTCCTAGGAAAAGCGCATCAAAAAAGCTCGTCTTTTACGCACATGCATACGCGTCTGCTCCTCACGAAGCACAGCAGTCGCTGCACCGctcgctgcagcgcgagatTGAGCGCCTGGAAAAAGAGCAGGACGACCAGCAGCACgttgcgcgcgtcgccgcagcCAACTCGACGGTCGGCCGCATGGACACGCGCGTCCAGCGGCTTTCTGCGCCAAACAAGATCGAGGTACTCGAGTAG
- the RPL33A gene encoding 60S ribosomal protein L33A (EggNog:ENOG503P41A; COG:J), with protein sequence MTRLYSKGRIVSHRRGKRNTYPNVSLVKIEGVESTSDAQFYLGKRIAYVYKAPTEKRGTKVRVIWGRVTRTHGGNGVVRTKFRHNIPPHAFGESVRILLYPSNSIAS encoded by the exons ATG ACGCGTCTCTACAGCAAGGGCCGGATCGTGAGCCACAGGCGCGGTAAGCGCAACACCTACCCCAACGTCTCGCTCGTCAAGATTGAGGGTGTGGAGAGCACCAGCGATGCTCAGTTCTACCTCGGCAAG CGCATTGCCTACGTCTACAAGGCCCCCACCGAGAAGCGCGGCACCAAGGTCCGCGTTATCTGGGGCCGCGTTACCCGGACACACGGTGGCAACGGTGTTGTGCGCACCAAGTTCCGCCACAACATCCCCCCCCACGCCTTTGGCGAGTCGGTCCGCATTCTGCTGTACCCGAGCAACAGTAT CGCGAGCTGA
- a CDS encoding D-amino-acid oxidase (EggNog:ENOG503NXYK; COG:E), producing MTTPDKKAVVVGAGVVLGLTIAHELRSRCYDVTIIARDLPEDTYSQGFASPWAGANWVSFAGKNETERRRDSIAYKKFQALQKELPDETLAFMPFSCFHDKDNDHDQYWFGELCGGMKISAGHPKSTNAAPYLYEFRSLGLNVPRYTKWLVQRLQEEHKDLSGPPVRFVRAILPSLKAAAELVPDAALLINASGLGSKSLNDVRDDKVYPIRGQTVLVYAPRFRDAKYTRCYSRITPHGASYVIPRARSGQVILGGTFDERNTNPLKPNVDVTERILKECVALAPELLPDYVDPKDPNAWVGLDVISNNIGVRPAREGGARVELDAPLSVHGRKVGVIHAYGIGPAGYQASYGVAADVGALVDQWQHAQARPAKL from the exons ATGACGACCCCTGATAAGAAAGCGGTGGTGGTTGGCGCTGGCG TAGTGCTGGGCCTCACGATTGCGCATGAGctccgctcgcgctgctaCGATGTGACGATCATCGCGCGTGACCTTCCCGAGGACACCTATTCGCAAGGCTTTGCCTCGCCGTGGGCCGGCGCGAACTGGGTCTCGTTCGCCGGAAAGAACGAGAcggagcgtcgccgcgaTTCGATTGCCTACAAAAAGTTCCAGGCGCTCCAGAAGGAGCTGCCggacgagacgctcgcgtTCATGCCCTTTTCGTGCTTCCACGACAAGGACAATGACCATGACCAGTATTGGTTCGGCGAGCTGTGTGGCGGC ATGAAAATCAGTGCCGGGCACCCCAAGTCGACCAATGCTGCGCCGTACCTGTACGAGTTCcgctcgctcggcctcAATGTCCCTCGCTACACCAAGTGGCTGGTGCAGCGTCTCCAAGAAGAGCACAAGGACCTGAGCGGCCCTCCTGTGCGCTTTGTGCGTGCGATCCTGCCCTCGCTCAAGGCTGCCGCAGAGCTCGTCCctgacgcggcgctgctcatCAACGCCTCTGGCCTCGGCAGCAAGAGCCTGAACGATGTGCGTGACGACAAAGTCTACCCCATCCGTGGCCAGACGGTGCTTGtgtacgcgccgcgcttccGTGACGCCAAGTACACGCGATGCTACAGCCGGATTACTCCCCATGGTGCGAGCTACGTGATCCCCCGTGCGCGTAGCGGCCAAGTGATTTTGGGAGGCACGTTTGACGAGCGCAACACCAACCCGCTGAAGCCCAATGTGGACGTCACCGAGCGCATCCTGAAGGAGTGTGTCGCCCTTGCGCCCGAGCTCCTGCCTGACTACGTCGACCCCAAGGACCCCAACGCGTGGGTGGGCCTCGATGTGATCAGCAACAACATCGGTgtgcgccccgcgcgcgaAGGCGgggcgcgtgtcgagctcgatgcgccgctcagcgtgcacggccgcaAGGTCGGTGTGATCCACGCGTACGGAATTG GCCCTGCTGGCTACCAGGCCAGCTACGGCGTCGcagccgacgtcggcgcgctcgtcgaccaaTGGCAGCACGCTCAGGCGCGCCCCGCCAAGTTGTAG
- the POL1 gene encoding DNA-directed DNA polymerase (COG:L; BUSCO:EOG09260375; EggNog:ENOG503NY8S): protein MASRAQRLEALAALKASRTGGARVHPKAEDDDSIYDEVSEQTYQSIVRGRMMEDDFIEDDDGSGYVDHGQDEWETHEQSSSEPDTEDEQEYFERTGRKKPKKGAKRTRKSAAGQLDYVGRPNTNTARPVRRESAPTKESEDAFMSQLFGGLQGSLATPARPQSVRLQESRYESPSMVLARKRKQLHAPSALPALHDSSSSTEASSDPPEFANESWSGDVHIAGSDSPPWSADKAEVETLATPASAKKLKSEPMDDMDEDDFGMMHVEGKRTANLVNAKASAPAPATPAVAPPVKKEAPKETPKNLQSWHAVHTGLVDTTSSPAPATPAVKDATQNSPATSSVQCFQDDRSVHFFWLDHFEIQGTVHLFGKVWDRSSDRYVSCCVSVGGIERCIFLQPRDKMLVNGHPSDVTPGEDEVYDEFDAIRSKHGIQAWLGKWVTRKYAFELQDVPAEGEYMKVKYGFDEPQLPMDVSGATFSRAFGTNTTAFELFVIKRRIMGPCWLRIENASVSTQAPQTWSKLELSVDDPKEVAPFADTDATAPKEMPPITIMSLSSRSVVNYKENKREIVAVSARVWRDASLENPTPPEQLPSTSFTAVRPLGPSFPTRFEQEAKQGKTKIQALKYERMVLNSFLAQVHLNDPDVILSYDFAGSNLDILLHRMKDLKCEQWSKMGRLRRTKWPMLRQGMNTRMLAGRLVCDLSSDTAKGMISSTTWSLSEMCRTYLNIQREDIDPDDIASYFDCTAPTPERLLTFVRHCEVDSFFQMAIASKVQLLALTKQLTNLAGNSWSRTLNGGRAERNEYILLHEFHRKKYICPDKISAWEKKALKSGKDEGEAPTKKEKFKGGLVFEPKRGLWDRYILVMDFNSLYPSIIQEFNIDFTTVDRSDAGLAEGDQVPEIPSSDITQGVLPHLIATLVNRRRQVKGLMKDKNAPALKLLQWNIKQQALKLTANSMYGCLGFENSRFYARPLAALTTFKGREILTTTRELAESMSLDVIYGDTDSVMINTNCVDYSEALRIGNEFKRAVNEKYKLLEIDIDGVFQRMLLLQKKKYAALLVSDSGKTSTEIKGLDMKRREYCQLSKNVSSYVLGQILSGEATETVVEKIHEYLEQVATDVKGGKIPLEDYVIYKRLGKHPKDYPDAQSQPHVQVALRMLAKNESARSGDVIPYVFCVGPQQAAESKATQAERAFHPDDVRRHTDDAAYTIDYKHYLSLQIMPPIERICESIEGTDRSRLAACLGLDAHAYAAPSAADSTGSGREFAPLDSQVPSVVRYAQCAPLSIRCRKCGEASVVDGLAKLKPDAPHALSLERGFACTNAACGAPLALPSMVVQLELAIRSYIAQYYHAWSICTESTCGARTNQTGVYSGRCLVQGCRGKTKQEYSDKELYTQLCYLDYLFDAERALAEIGDGPQRKYVQDTMQAHKESIGALHALVQQYLGRNGRRYVGLRKLFGFMRV, encoded by the exons ATGGCGAGCCGCGCACAGAGGCTCGAAGCGCTTGCCGCTTTGAAAGCCTCGCGCACTGGTGGTGCACGCGTGCAC CCCAAagccgaggacgacgatTCGATTTACGACGAGGTCTCGGAGCAGACCTACCAGTCGATTGTCCGTGGCCGGATGATGGAAGACGACTTTATTGAAGATGACGATGGCAGTGGATACGTCGACCATGGCCAGGACGAGTGGGAGACCCACGAACAGAGCTCGTCCGAGCCGGATACCGAGGACGAGCAAGAGTACTTTGAGCGGACGGGCCGCAAGAAGCCCAAGAAAGGCgcgaagcgcacgcgcaagagcgccgccggccaaCTCGACTACGTCGGCCGCCCCAATACGAACACCGCCCGCCCCGTGCGTCGCGAGAGCGCCCCGACGAAAGAGTCGGAAGACGCGTTCATGTCGCAGCTCTTTGGCGGCCTCCAGggctcgctcgcgacgcccgcgcgcCCCCAGAGTGTGCGCCTGCAAGAGTCGCGCTACGAGTCGCCCTCGATGGTACTTGCACGCAAGCGGAAGCAGCTGCatgcgccgtcggcgcttCCCGCGCTCCACGAtagctcctcctcgaccgAGGCAAGCAGCGACCCGCCCGAGTTTGCGAACGAGAGCTGgtcgggcgacgtgcacaTCGCTGgcagcgactcgccgcCGTGGAGCGCCGACAAGGCAGAagtcgagacgctcgcgacgccTGCGAGTGCCAAGAAGCTCAAGAGCGAGCCGATGGACGAcatggacgaggacgactTTGGCATGATGCACGTCGAGGGCAAGCGTACCGCGAACCTCGTCAATGCCAAGGCTAGTGCACCGGCtcccgcgacgccggccgtcgcgccgcctgtGAAGAAGGAGGCGCCGAAAGAGACGCCCAAGAACCTCCAGTCCTGGCACGCGGTCCACACCGGCCTGGTCGACACGACaagctcgccggcgcccgcaACGCCTGCGGTGAAGGATGCGACGCAAAACTCGCCGGCTACGTCGAGCGTGCAGTGCTTCCAGGACGATCGCTCGGTCCACTTTTTCTGGCTAGACCACTTTGAGATTCAGGGTACCGTGCACCTCTTCGGTAAGGTGTGGGACCGCAGCAGCGACCGCTACGTGAGCTGCTGTGTGAGTGTCGGTGGTATTGAACGCTGCATCTTTTTGCAGCCACGCGACAAGATGCTGGTGAACGGCCACCCCTCGGACGTGACGCCGGGCGAGGACGAAGTCTACGACGAGTTTGACGCGATCCGCTCCAAGCATGGCATCCAGGCGTGGCTCGGCAAGTGGGTCACGCGCAAGTACGCGTTCGAGCTACAGGACGTGCCGGCTGAGGGCGAGTACATGAAGGTCAAGTATGGCTTTGACGAGCCGCAGCTGCCGATGGAcgtgagcggcgcgacgttcTCGCGTGCGTTCGGCACCAACACGACGGCCTTTGAGCTGTTTGTCATCAAGCGCCGCATCATGGGCCCGTGCTGGCTCCGCATCGAGAATGCGAGCGTGagcacgcaggcgccgcagacCTGGAGCAAGCTCGAGCTGTCGGTCGACGATCCCAAAGAGGTTGCGCCGTTCGCGGATACCGACGCGACCGCGCCGAAAGAGATGCCGCCGATCACGATCATGTCGCTTTCGAGCCGCTCGGTGGTGAACTACAAGGAGAACAAGCGCGAGATTGTAGCGGTGAGCGCGCGCGTgtggcgcgacgcgtctcTCGAGAACCCCACGCCGCCGGAGCAGCTCCCGTCGACGTCCTTTacggcggtgcgcccgcTCGGCCCGTCGTTCCCTACGCGCTTCGAGCAGGAGGCGAAGCAGGGCAAGACCAAGATCCAAGCGCTCAAGTACGAGCGTATGGTGCTGAACAGCTTCCTTGCGCAGGTGCATCTTAACGATCCTGATGTGATTCTGTCGTACGACTTTGCCGGCTCGAACCTGGACATTCTGCTGCATCGCATGAAGGACCTCAAGTGCGAGCAGTGGAGCAAGATgggccgcctgcgccggacCAAGTGGCCGATGCTGCGCCAAGGCATGAACACGCGTATGCTGGCCGGCCGCCTGGTGTGCGATTTGTCGAGTGACACGGCCAAGGGCATGATCAGCTCCACGACCTGGTCGCTGAGCGAGATGTGCCGCACCTACCTCAACATCCAGCGTGAGGACATCGACCCTGACGACATTGCATCGTACTTTGACtgcacggcgccgacgcccgaGCGTCTGCTGACATTTGTGCGTCACTGCGAGGTGGATTCCTTCTTCCAGATGGCCATCGCGAGCAAGGTCcagctgcttgcgctcaCCAAGCAGCTCACGAACCTGGCCGGTAACTCGTGGTCGCGTACGCTGAACGGCGGTCGTGCGGAGCGCAACGAGTATATTTTGCTGCACGAGTTCCACCGCAAAAAGTACATCTGCCCCGACAAGATCTCGGCCTGGGAGAAGAAAGCGCTCAAGAGTGGCAAGGACgaaggcgaggcgccgaccAAGAAGGAAAAGTTCAAGGGTGGTCTGGTCTTTGAGCCGAAGCGTGGTCTGTGGGACCGCTATATCCTGGTCATGGACTTTAACTCGCTGTACCCCAGCATTATCCAAGAGTTTAATATCGACTTCACGACGGTCGACCGCTCGGACGCGGGTCTGGCGGAAGGCGACCAGGTCCCAGAGATTCCCTCGTCGGACATTACGCAAGGTGTGCTGCCCCACCTCATTGCTACGCTCGTGAACCGTCGTCGTCAGGTCAAGGGGCTGATGAAGGACAAGAACGCGCCCGCGCTCAAGCTCCTCCAGTGGAACATtaagcagcaggcgctcaagcTCACTGCGAACTCGATGTACGGCTGTCTTGGTTTCGAGAACTCGCGCTTCTACGCGCGCCCTCTCGCCGCCCTGACTACGTTCAAGGGCCGTGAGATTCTCACGACGACCCGCGAGCTGGCCGAGAGCATGTCTCTGGATGTGATTTACGGCGACACGGATAGTGTCATGATCAACACCAACTGCGTGGACTacagcgaggcgctgcgtaTCGGCAACGAATTCAAGCGCGCGGTCAATGAAAAGTACAAGCTCCTCGAGATTGACATTGACGGTGTGTTCCAGCGCATGCTGCTCCTGCAAAAGAAGAAGTacgctgcgctgctcgtcagcgactcgggcaAGACTAGCACCGAGATCAAGGGTCTCGACATGAAGCGCCGCGAGTACTGCCAGCTCTCGAAGAACGTCTCGAGTTACGTCCTAGGCCAGATCCTCTCCGGCGAGGCTACCGAGACGGTCGTGGAAAAGATCCACGagtacctcgagcaggtcgcgaCTGACGTCAAAGGCGGCAAGATCCCGCTCGAGGACTATGTCATCTACAAGCGTCTCGGCAAACACCCCAAGGACTACCCCGATGCGCAGAGCCAACCTCACGTccaggtcgcgctgcgcatgctcgcCAAGAACGAGAGCGcccgcagcggcgacgtgATTCCCTACGTCTTTTGTGTCGGACCGCAACAGGCTGCCGAGTCcaaggcgacgcaggccgagcgcgcgttCCATccggacgacgtgcgccggcaCACAGACGATGCCGCGTACACCATCGACTACAAGCACTACCTCTCGCTGCAGATCATGCCCCCGATCGAGCGTATCTGCGAGAGCATCGAAGGTACCGATCGCTCGCGCCTCGCAGCGTGCCTTGGTCTGGACGCGCacgcgtacgccgcgccttCCGCCGCGGACAGCACGggcagcggccgcgagtttgcgccgctcgataGCCAAGTTccgagcgtcgtgcgctACGCGCAGTGTGCGCCACTCTCGATCCGCTGCCGCAAGTGCGGTGAGGCGAGTGTCGTGGACGGCCTCGCGAAGCTGAAGCCGGACGCACCCCATGCGCTGTCGCTGGAGCGCGGTTTTGCGTGTACGAAtgccgcgtgcggcgcgccgcttgcgctgccgtCGATGGTagtgcagctcgagctggcgaTCCGCTCGTACATTGCGCAGTACTACCACGCCTGGTCGATCTGCACCGAGTCGACGTGCGGTGCGCGGACGAACCAGACGGGTGTCTACAGCGGCCGCTGCCTCGTCCAGGGCTGCCGCGGCAAGACGAAGCAGGAGTACTCGGACAAGGAGCTGTACACCCAGCTGTGCTACCTGGACTACCTCTTTGAcgcggagcgtgcgctcgccgagattgGCGATgggccgcagcgcaagtATGTGCAGGACACGATGCAAGCGCACAAAGAGTCGATCGGTGCACTGCATGCGCTGGTGCAGCAGTACCTGGGCCGTAACGGGCGGCGGTACGTCGGGCTGCGGAAGCTCTTTGGCTTTATGCGTGTGTAG
- a CDS encoding uncharacterized protein (TransMembrane:3 (o6-25i37-57o77-100i)) produces the protein MMVYAYVLDGLTILLCIRLMVLYQFLQPNLIPVARSLPGFARSVTMFHLLCAANQLFQDTSPTAPRVILDFVGQDYAVSKVHLLLVDVVIWFFHIVLMTITVEEAKCRLDATRVNSLDITPEEHAVMERDSAGPVYYDLSEEDVNERLLASQTSSPDAEGHESTSTRPDDQDRDEDILPSSRLPIAIVRWESLWQTTIDSPTDLRYPS, from the exons ATGATGGTCTATGCCTATGTGCTAGATGGCCTCACGATCCTCTTATGTATCCGGCTCATGGTGCTCtat CAATTCC TCCAGCCGAATCTGATCCCCGTCGCGCGGTCCCTGCCCGGCTTTGCGCGCTCGGTGACCATGTTTCACCTCCTGTGCGCTGCGAACCAGCTCTTCCAGGacacctcgccgaccgccCCCCGGGTGATACTCGATTTTGTGGGGCAGGACTATGCGGTGTCCAAGGTGCACCTGCTcctggtcgacgtcgtGATTTGGTTCTTCCATATTGTGCTTATGACCATCACTGTGGAAGAGGCCAAGTGCCGGTTGGACGCGACCCGTGTGAATTCGCTCGACATTACCCCCGAAGAGCACGCGGTGATGGAAAGGGATTCTGCGGGGCCTGTCTACTATGACCTGTCGGAAGAGGACGTGAACGAGCGGCTGCTTGCCTCGCAGACCTCTTCGCCCGATGCGGAAGGCCACgagagcacgtcgacgcgccccgACGACCAGGACCGTGACGAAGATATCCTGCCCAGCTCCCGGCTCCCCATCGCGATTGTGCGGTGGGAGTCGTTATGGCAGACGACGATTGATTCACCGACCGACTTAAGATACCCAAGCTAG